Genomic segment of Paenibacillus macerans:
GTCCATTTGTGGATAGAGTCTCTCACAAGCATTACAACCATGTACACTAAAAAGAACGATAGAACCTAAATGATTCGAATTATTTAGTTCAATTACTTCATTTGTTATTGTTAAAAGACTGAGGCTTGGGAAAAAGCTTCCTATTTCAAGGTGTTTGTTGCTATTAGATTCTGTCATGGAATAATTTACTGAAGCAGCTTCGTAGCTCTTATTGAAAATATAGGTCATAAAAAAAAGCATAATTATAATTATGAACCATTGAGCAACTTCGAATAATTGTAAGAAACTCATTTTTTATTCAATCCTCCTATTTTGATATTTTATTGAATTTTAAGAAAGAATTAGAGACCGCATATAAACATATAAATGAGACACTTAATAGGACAGATAATAAAACTTCATATGGATCAACTAAGTTCAAACTTGCAGTACTAAATAGTAGAACGATAGATAATATAGTAAGAGCGAAAATTCTGTACAATGTAGACTTCCCAAGTTCTTCTGGAACCCAGTCACCGAAGCAATTGCATGTAATTTTTGATTTCAGTGCTGTAGCTCTCCAAACAGCCCATAAATAACTTGAAATTAATAAAAATGAAATATAGACACCGTAAGAAGATAAATTATCTAAAAATAATAAAATGCCACAAAGTAACTCTAAAAGAATAATGAGATAAGTTCCGAATGATATTAATTTTCTAGATTGGATTAGTTTTGATACAGTTACCTTAAATGATTTTAAAGAAAACAATTTTAAAATACCTGAAGAAATCATAATGACAGCAAGAAAGACTCGAAAATAGATAACTAAAGTCATATAATACCTCCTTAAAAACATTTTTATAACATATAACACCAAAAAAGGAGGTTTTGTTACAAAAATAATAAAAAAATAATAATTTAATATTTTTTATAATTCAATGTAACATTCGACATTAGAAATTGGTTATATATAATAGACCAACAGCGAGATAAGCTTCTTATCCCCGCAAAAAATAAGGAGGATTTAAAATGATTACAATAATGGATCTTACAAAGAAAACATGTACGTATTATTCAAACTGCACCACGGACCCAAGTGATTCCTCTTACAAATATTGTGATTGGGTACAGTACACATGTTGCGGATGTGAAAGCCCAATTGATAGAGGGACTGAAATTGCTAGCGGAAGAAATCGCTTTTCAAGAAGTGTAGGAGACAAAACTTGTAGTACAGGAACTTGTTAGGAAAAATAATCTAAAATTTATTAATGCGGGGATAAATTATCGCTGATAAACGTTTTGTTTATCAGCGATACAATTTTATTCAACTGAATGGGGTATACAGGGAATGTTAACTATATCCAAACTAAGGTTTATAACCCGAGTAAGCATTCGGTTTGTACTATACTTTTGGTATGTTGCAAAATTAGAAATTATATTTTCAATTTTTTTGAAAATTGGGCAGGCAATTATTCCAAGCCTACATTTATTGGTAACAAAATTATTAATTGATTCAATAAGTAATGTTCTACAAGGAGACGTTGCTATCGATATAGTAATTAAGTATTTAGGATTACAAGCAATAACCATGGTTCTAAGTCATATTTTAATTGCAATTGATAGATTAAATAGTATTAAAATGCAAAATAAAATTACGTATGCAACTGAAGAAAAAATAATTACTAAAACTTCGACGATCCCTATTCTTCATTTTGAAAAAAGTGAGTTCTATGATCAATTATTACGTGTATCGTCTGGACAGAGTCAAAGGGTTGTAGAAATGTTTAATGGTCCATTAAATATACTCCAAAATCTTCTTACTCTCACAACTATTATTGGACTTATTTCCACGATCCATTGGATAACAAGTATATCAGTTGTGATTTTTGCTATTTTTCCACTGATTATTAACATAAAAGTAAGTAAACTGAATTTTAAACTCAATAAAGAAATAACTCCTTTGACAAGACTAATTAACTATTTTTTAAATTTGTTAAAACATAGAGACAGTGCTAAAGAGATAAGAGTGTTTCAATTACAGAACCACTTGATCGATAGATGGAGAAGACTCTATGTTACGTACACAAGAAAAAAATTTTCTTTTGAGGTTTATAGCACATATTTAAGGACAGGTACTGAGATATTTACTACACTGCTAATTGCAGTAAATTTAGGTTTTATTATATGGGTTGGAATAAAAAATAAGTTAACAATAGGGGATTATACTGCTATAACACAAGCATTTGTATCTGTTCAAGGTATATTAGTTTCTCTTTCATATTCTGTTTCTTCATTGTATGCCAACGCATTAGCAATACAGGAATTAATTCAATTTCTTGAAATGTCTGATGAGTTAACAACAGAGTACAACAATATTGATAAATCATTTTCTAATGAGGATAAAGATTTCATAGGGAATGGTATTGTTGTAAAAGATCTTCAATTTTCGTATGATAATAATCGGGTAGTACTTGATCATCTCTCATTTAGCATTAAACCAGGGGAAAGAGTAGCAATTGTTGGAGATAATGGGGCCGGAAAAAGCACACTTGTCAAATGTCTGTTAGGGCTATATCGCACATATGATGGTAGTATTTACTATGGAAATAAAGAATTGAAGCAATTACCGATAAATAGAGTGTTTAATCATGTAAGCGCATTGTTTCAGGACTTTGGCAAATATGAGTTGACGGTAAGTGAAAATATTTCCTTTGGAAATATAAAATATATTCATGACCAAGATAAAATACTTGAAGCATCTAAAAAAGGCGGGGCATATACATTTATTAATCAACTCCCCTTCGGTTTTAATACTCAATTAGGAAGAAGTTTTAATGGGGGAACTGAAATTTCAGGCGGTCAGTGGCATAGGATTGCAATAAGTCGTGCTTTTATTCGAGACTCCGAAGTTATCATACTAGATGAACCAGCAGCATCATTGGACCCATTTGCTGAAGCCTCTCTTTGTGAAAATTTTGCAAACTTGTCAAAAGGGAAAACTACTATATTAATATCACATCGTTTAAGTAGCTGTGTGAATGCAGATTTAATTTTAGTGATGAGAGAAGGGAAAATTGTTGAGCAAGGGAAACACGAAGAGCTTCTTGCTCAAAATGGATATTATGCCAAAATGTTTTTGTTACAAGCTAACAGTTATCAGAAGGGAACGGTACTTTCATAGGTAAAATACCATAGAAAGCGGTGAGCTAATGAATATAAAAGTATTACTCTGCACTTTTTTAACCATGATACTCTGTGTCGGTTGTACTGATATTAACTTGTTCAAATCCCAAAAGAACGAAACCAAAGAAGTTGTTAAGGTATTGTATGAAAGCGAGGAGGCCTTTTTCACGAACTATGGGTCCTTATTGAGCGCAAAATACCCCAATATAGAATTTGTTGTAATTCCGTTCCCTTACGTTGCTCCTTCGGCTGACGGTGAAGAAATTCAGCTTGCTTATGATCAAGTAATCAAAGAGCAGCAACCGGATGTGCTATTTTTATTTCCGGAGCAAGTAGAGAGATACGGAAATTTAGGACAATTATATAATTTGGACTCACTCATTAATCAGGATCGCTTCGATATTGAAAAATTGCATCCTGCTATCGTCGATTACATACGTTCTATCGGTTCAGGACAGCTTTTTGCGCTAACCCCAAACTTTTATGGCACGGGAGTCTATTACAATAAAGATTTATTCGATAAGTTCCAAGTTCCGTATCCTACAGATGCAATGACATGGGAGGAGTTAATGCAGCTTGCCCGGAGATTTTCCCCTAGTAGTACATCATCCTATGGAATAAGGTTCAACTCGGCCAATTCGTCTCTTTTTCAATTGGCTCTAAAAATTGGGGCAAACAATGACCTGAAATATATCGATTTAGAGCATAAAAGGATGACATTAAACACACCTAGTTGGAAAAATATTTTTCAATCCGTTTTTGACACTTATAAAGAAGATGCTATTTACCAAAATTCCGATCAAGACAAGCTTAAGCCAGGTATGACATATCAGGAAAGGTTATTGCTGAATCCTTTTATTACCAATCAAGTAGCTATGGCCATAGAAGGGCATTACTTTATGAATGATTTGAGGCTGGCCGAAGAATTAAAGCCGGAAGAAGTGCCAAACTGGGACGTGGTTAGCCTGCCCTCTAACGACGACCAACTGTTTAGTGAAGACTCCATATGGATTCAATACATGCTTTCTATTAACTCGCAGTCAGCGAATTTATCTGCGGCATGGGAAGTGGTGAAGTATATTAACAGTGAGGAATTTACCAGGGTGACGTTAAAATCAACGCTCCGGGACAGCTTGCCTTTAAGAAGAAGTGCAATGACCGGTGACAGTCATAACCTGGATGCTTTTTATAAACCTAAAATGAATCCGTACCAGCCGCAAAGTAATTTAAGGCTCTCACATCGTTTTAATGAGTTATTAAATGCTTATGCAGATACTGAAATTGAAAAAGCGTATGAAGGAAGTATTACGCTTGATGAAGCACTTTCCTCTATAGAACAAAAGGGCCAAGAACTTTTGCTTGATAAAAACATGAGCAACGCTCAGTGAGGAATAAAAGAAGAGTTGTCTCGTATGGGACAACTCTTCTTAAATGCTTAACGCACGTGCATTTCGTTCGGATTCGAGCCTTTGCGGCGGTTGATGTTGAGCTTGTTGATCCGCTCCATGTCGCTGTCCGCCAGCTTGAAATCGAACACGTTGAAGTTCTCCTCAATCCGCGAAGGGGTGACCGATTTCGGGATGACGATGGTGTTGTTTTGCAGATGCCAGCGCAGCACGACTTGGGCCGCTGTTTTGCCGTGGGCCTCGGCAATTTCCTTGACAACCGGGTCCTTCAGCACGTCGCCGCCTTGCTCCAACGGGCTCCACGCTTCGATGAAAATATCGTGCTTCGCGCAAAACGCCTTCAGCTCATTTTGGGACAAATGCGGGTGGCACTCCACCTGGTTGAGCACCGGTTTGATTTCCGTTTCGTTCAGCAGGCGCTCGAGATGCTCGATTTCGAAGTTGCAGACGCCGATCGCTTTGGCGCGGCCGTCGCGGTACAGTTTTTCCAGCGCTTTATAGGTGTCCACGTACTGATCGAATTTCGGCGTCGGCCAGTGGATCAGATAAAGGTCGATGTAATCGAGACCAAGCCGCTCCAGGCTTTCGTCAAAAGCGCGCAGCGTATTGTCGTAGCCTTGGTCGGCGTTCCACACCTTGGTTGTAATAAACAGATTTTCGCGGG
This window contains:
- a CDS encoding MauE/DoxX family redox-associated membrane protein; translation: MTLVIYFRVFLAVIMISSGILKLFSLKSFKVTVSKLIQSRKLISFGTYLIILLELLCGILLFLDNLSSYGVYISFLLISSYLWAVWRATALKSKITCNCFGDWVPEELGKSTLYRIFALTILSIVLLFSTASLNLVDPYEVLLSVLLSVSFICLYAVSNSFLKFNKISK
- a CDS encoding ABC transporter ATP-binding protein; this encodes MLTISKLRFITRVSIRFVLYFWYVAKLEIIFSIFLKIGQAIIPSLHLLVTKLLIDSISNVLQGDVAIDIVIKYLGLQAITMVLSHILIAIDRLNSIKMQNKITYATEEKIITKTSTIPILHFEKSEFYDQLLRVSSGQSQRVVEMFNGPLNILQNLLTLTTIIGLISTIHWITSISVVIFAIFPLIINIKVSKLNFKLNKEITPLTRLINYFLNLLKHRDSAKEIRVFQLQNHLIDRWRRLYVTYTRKKFSFEVYSTYLRTGTEIFTTLLIAVNLGFIIWVGIKNKLTIGDYTAITQAFVSVQGILVSLSYSVSSLYANALAIQELIQFLEMSDELTTEYNNIDKSFSNEDKDFIGNGIVVKDLQFSYDNNRVVLDHLSFSIKPGERVAIVGDNGAGKSTLVKCLLGLYRTYDGSIYYGNKELKQLPINRVFNHVSALFQDFGKYELTVSENISFGNIKYIHDQDKILEASKKGGAYTFINQLPFGFNTQLGRSFNGGTEISGGQWHRIAISRAFIRDSEVIILDEPAASLDPFAEASLCENFANLSKGKTTILISHRLSSCVNADLILVMREGKIVEQGKHEELLAQNGYYAKMFLLQANSYQKGTVLS
- a CDS encoding ABC transporter substrate-binding protein translates to MNIKVLLCTFLTMILCVGCTDINLFKSQKNETKEVVKVLYESEEAFFTNYGSLLSAKYPNIEFVVIPFPYVAPSADGEEIQLAYDQVIKEQQPDVLFLFPEQVERYGNLGQLYNLDSLINQDRFDIEKLHPAIVDYIRSIGSGQLFALTPNFYGTGVYYNKDLFDKFQVPYPTDAMTWEELMQLARRFSPSSTSSYGIRFNSANSSLFQLALKIGANNDLKYIDLEHKRMTLNTPSWKNIFQSVFDTYKEDAIYQNSDQDKLKPGMTYQERLLLNPFITNQVAMAIEGHYFMNDLRLAEELKPEEVPNWDVVSLPSNDDQLFSEDSIWIQYMLSINSQSANLSAAWEVVKYINSEEFTRVTLKSTLRDSLPLRRSAMTGDSHNLDAFYKPKMNPYQPQSNLRLSHRFNELLNAYADTEIEKAYEGSITLDEALSSIEQKGQELLLDKNMSNAQ
- a CDS encoding aldo/keto reductase encodes the protein MDFVTLNNGVKMPQLGFGVWQVKDEEATAAVAKALEVGYTSIDTAMIYRNEVGVGKAIKQSSVPRENLFITTKVWNADQGYDNTLRAFDESLERLGLDYIDLYLIHWPTPKFDQYVDTYKALEKLYRDGRAKAIGVCNFEIEHLERLLNETEIKPVLNQVECHPHLSQNELKAFCAKHDIFIEAWSPLEQGGDVLKDPVVKEIAEAHGKTAAQVVLRWHLQNNTIVIPKSVTPSRIEENFNVFDFKLADSDMERINKLNINRRKGSNPNEMHVR